A stretch of the Thiocystis violascens DSM 198 genome encodes the following:
- a CDS encoding restriction endonuclease subunit S, with protein MHWGLTKGKYAPRLYSPSVLTFTEKLWRMDGATKMREVILEGAYGVLPPGDSYDDSLPITFLRATEMMPNLRVDLSSCHRVAREYFNPKARINIGNVLLAVKGATIASNKCVAVIEDEPGEAVINGSIFRIKFKSAVNPKFAAVALDTPLMKRQMRLGLVANNGVDYLDKTLIHSLVFPASPPEVQQQIVLIYEDATAAYRAAHADAEQMFEGIDDYLLAELGITLPPEPENTIANRIFTAQRRELAGWRFDPLFHSFKLWHAIENANTPHKKLGHCCHYVRTGFAAGGEMQLFDDDGVIQLRPTNIDADRELIFDRNIYLDRALLTERIADVVQTGEVLFNNTNSQELVGKTVYLDIDGQPFFCSNHITRIGVIERELNAEYLTAVLNAYQRLKVFFSLCTNWNNQSGVNVDLLRQLPIPIPDLVKQTAIAGHIREIRNEAKRLRQQAETELEIAKRRIEAMLLRETA; from the coding sequence GTGCACTGGGGGTTAACAAAAGGAAAATATGCTCCGCGCCTTTATTCACCGAGCGTCCTCACTTTTACTGAGAAACTTTGGCGGATGGATGGGGCAACAAAAATGCGCGAAGTCATACTGGAAGGCGCCTACGGAGTTTTACCGCCAGGCGATAGTTACGACGATTCATTACCAATTACCTTTCTTCGCGCAACCGAGATGATGCCCAACCTGAGAGTTGATCTTTCATCGTGCCATCGTGTCGCTCGGGAATATTTTAATCCTAAAGCCAGAATCAATATCGGGAATGTTTTACTTGCCGTAAAAGGTGCGACGATCGCATCGAATAAATGTGTAGCCGTTATTGAAGATGAGCCGGGCGAAGCGGTAATCAATGGCTCAATCTTCAGAATAAAATTTAAAAGTGCAGTGAATCCAAAATTTGCCGCAGTTGCACTAGATACTCCTTTGATGAAAAGGCAAATGCGGCTGGGTTTGGTTGCCAACAATGGTGTGGACTACCTCGACAAGACACTGATACATAGTCTTGTGTTTCCGGCGTCACCCCCCGAGGTGCAGCAACAGATCGTTTTAATTTACGAGGATGCGACCGCTGCATATAGAGCAGCACATGCCGATGCAGAGCAGATGTTCGAGGGCATTGATGACTACCTCCTCGCCGAACTCGGCATTACCCTGCCGCCAGAACCGGAAAACACCATCGCCAACCGCATCTTTACCGCCCAGCGGCGAGAGTTGGCAGGGTGGCGGTTTGATCCGCTCTTTCACTCTTTCAAACTTTGGCACGCAATCGAGAATGCCAACACCCCTCACAAGAAACTCGGCCATTGCTGCCACTACGTGAGAACCGGATTTGCCGCCGGTGGTGAAATGCAGCTTTTCGACGATGATGGTGTGATTCAACTTCGGCCAACCAATATCGACGCGGACCGAGAACTGATCTTTGACAGGAATATTTATCTCGACAGAGCATTACTGACCGAGAGAATTGCGGATGTCGTTCAAACTGGTGAAGTTCTATTCAACAACACTAACAGCCAGGAACTCGTTGGAAAAACGGTCTACCTGGATATCGACGGGCAACCGTTTTTCTGCTCGAATCACATCACAAGGATCGGCGTCATTGAGCGCGAGTTGAATGCGGAATATCTGACTGCCGTGCTCAATGCATATCAACGGCTTAAGGTGTTTTTTAGTCTATGCACCAACTGGAACAATCAGTCTGGCGTGAATGTCGACCTGCTCCGTCAACTCCCGATCCCTATTCCTGATTTGGTTAAACAGACGGCGATTGCTGGCCATATCAGAGAAATCCGTAACGAGGCAAAACGGTTACGCCAGCAAGCCGAAACCGAACTTGAGATCGCCAAGCGCCGGATCGAGGCCATGTTATTGAGAGAAACGGCGTGA
- a CDS encoding restriction endonuclease subunit M, whose amino-acid sequence MTTLIEKGLEKGLIAFDTEQKNITYIIQNKRFRFTDSEEKVRAHAYLSLVFDYGYTPEQIDIEVAVEHRVPNIFSDIVVYADRSLKKPLIVVECKREEASQGELDQGIEQGFGYANSMDADFVWMTSGIRNDYFRRDRVAPRERIANRLADLPKAGQREVSRAKFTKGGVNGFELRTVEENELTRIFKQAHDALWAGGKRNPAEAFDELDKLIFCKIWDERMPRKKGEPYDFQVFSDDKGDALKRRTQGLYQNGRAKDPEVFREDIRLSNAELQTVVGYLAGINLQATDLDSKGRAFETFMTGFFRGEFGQYFSPRKIVQFIVDALPITNESVVLDTSCGSGGFLLHALDKVRKQADDYHDPDTREHWQYWHDFAECNLFGIEISEGIARTAKMNMIIHDDGHTNVIAFDGLESIEKMPAKTNKRRGFQRDGFDFIITNPPFGSKIKFAEKRYLENYRLGKKGVDWIDAKINNVNLLREITRDQQTTEVLFIEQCHRFLKPGGYLAMVIPDSILTNSSMQYVRDWIEEHWRIVAVVSLPQFAFAANGAGVKSSVLFLKKYAAATTAAIQSIKTKAQDDLFAQDALGVALEALIEEKKSTIKRGEAIIQTIENELVARLDALTAQGTLTAAIKRELKAEAKAASVAHKETDAYKDWLQATSDDFNERIENLRETLEDDFLAKVKSQLDDYPIFMAIAEDIGYDATGRPTATNELETVARELARFVEHIEKGDTRPFV is encoded by the coding sequence ATGACGACGCTCATTGAAAAAGGGCTCGAAAAAGGTCTGATCGCCTTTGACACAGAACAAAAGAACATCACCTATATCATTCAGAACAAGCGGTTTCGTTTCACTGACTCGGAAGAGAAGGTTCGAGCGCATGCCTATCTCTCGCTCGTCTTTGACTACGGCTATACCCCCGAGCAGATCGATATCGAGGTCGCGGTCGAGCACCGCGTACCCAACATCTTTTCGGACATCGTGGTCTATGCCGATCGGTCGCTGAAGAAACCGCTGATCGTCGTCGAATGCAAGCGGGAGGAAGCCAGTCAGGGCGAACTGGATCAAGGTATTGAGCAGGGTTTCGGGTACGCCAATTCGATGGATGCGGATTTCGTCTGGATGACCTCCGGCATTCGCAACGACTATTTCCGTCGCGACCGCGTCGCGCCCAGGGAACGCATCGCCAACCGTCTGGCCGATCTGCCCAAGGCCGGACAACGCGAAGTCTCCCGCGCCAAGTTCACCAAGGGCGGCGTCAATGGCTTCGAGCTGCGCACCGTCGAAGAGAACGAACTCACCCGCATCTTCAAACAGGCCCACGATGCCCTCTGGGCAGGCGGCAAACGCAACCCGGCGGAAGCCTTCGACGAACTCGACAAGCTGATCTTTTGTAAGATTTGGGACGAGCGCATGCCGCGCAAGAAAGGTGAGCCCTACGACTTCCAGGTCTTCAGCGACGACAAGGGGGATGCCCTCAAGCGGCGCACCCAGGGCCTGTACCAGAATGGCCGCGCCAAAGATCCGGAAGTCTTCCGGGAGGACATCCGCCTGTCCAACGCCGAGTTGCAAACCGTGGTCGGCTATCTTGCCGGAATCAATCTGCAAGCCACCGACCTCGACAGCAAGGGACGCGCCTTCGAGACCTTCATGACCGGTTTTTTCCGGGGTGAGTTCGGCCAGTATTTCAGCCCGCGCAAAATCGTTCAGTTCATCGTCGATGCCCTGCCCATCACCAATGAAAGCGTGGTGCTGGATACCTCATGCGGCAGCGGGGGGTTTCTCCTGCATGCCCTGGATAAGGTGCGCAAGCAGGCGGACGACTATCACGATCCAGACACGCGAGAACACTGGCAATACTGGCACGACTTCGCCGAGTGCAACCTGTTCGGGATCGAAATTTCCGAAGGCATCGCCCGCACCGCCAAGATGAACATGATCATCCACGACGACGGACACACCAATGTCATCGCCTTCGATGGCCTGGAGTCCATCGAGAAGATGCCGGCCAAGACCAACAAGCGGCGCGGATTCCAGCGCGACGGCTTCGATTTCATCATCACCAATCCCCCCTTCGGCTCCAAGATCAAATTCGCCGAAAAGCGCTACCTGGAGAACTACCGGCTCGGCAAGAAGGGCGTGGACTGGATCGATGCCAAGATCAACAACGTCAACCTGCTACGCGAAATCACCCGCGACCAGCAGACCACCGAGGTGCTGTTCATCGAGCAATGCCACCGCTTTCTTAAGCCCGGCGGCTATCTGGCCATGGTCATCCCCGACAGCATCCTTACCAACAGCAGCATGCAATACGTGCGCGACTGGATCGAGGAACATTGGCGCATCGTCGCCGTGGTCTCGCTGCCTCAATTCGCCTTTGCCGCCAATGGGGCGGGGGTGAAAAGCTCGGTGCTCTTCCTGAAGAAATACGCTGCCGCCACCACGGCGGCCATCCAGTCCATCAAGACCAAGGCCCAGGACGATCTCTTCGCCCAGGATGCCTTGGGCGTCGCGCTGGAGGCGCTGATCGAGGAAAAGAAGAGCACCATCAAGCGCGGCGAAGCGATCATCCAGACCATCGAAAACGAGCTGGTTGCCAGGCTCGATGCACTGACGGCACAAGGAACTCTAACGGCGGCGATCAAGCGCGAACTCAAGGCCGAGGCCAAGGCCGCCAGCGTCGCCCATAAGGAAACCGACGCCTACAAGGACTGGCTGCAAGCCACCAGCGACGATTTCAACGAGCGCATTGAGAACCTGCGCGAGACCCTGGAGGATGATTTTCTCGCCAAGGTCAAGTCCCAGCTCGACGACTACCCGATCTTCATGGCGATTGCCGAGGATATCGGCTATGACGCGACCGGGCGCCCGACCGCTACCAACGAACTGGAAACTGTCGCCAGAGAACTGGCGCGGTTTGTGGAACACATCGAAAAAGGGGATACGCGCCCTTTTGTCTGA
- the folC gene encoding bifunctional tetrahydrofolate synthase/dihydrofolate synthase — protein MTRRFETLDDWLDWQASLHPKTIELGLARVAAVWKRLGPTPPPFPVITVGGTNGKGSCVAMIESMAEAAGYRCACYTSPHLLRYNERVRIAGEPVSDESLCDAFARVDRARGDTTLTYFEFGTLAALDLFVRYGPDLAVLEVGLGGRLDAVNLLDADVSVVTSIGRDHTAWLGETLDAIAVEKAGIFRAGRPAVMGQRDAPVRLREEAVRLAAAPLQLGREIDHETADNGWIWKGAGGERLALPLPTLRGAFQLNNAAAAIAALACLRERLPVPVNALRAGLQRARLAGRFQVIPGAPTWILDVAHNGAAAQALATNLRAFACPGQLRAVLAVLSDKEPEAIAKPLLPFVAQWFLTQSDDPRAMPADRLAARLDTVLGASSGGCFAETEHALDAALSASDPGDCLLVVGSFTTVSQALRRFRGGNRDER, from the coding sequence ATGACCCGCCGGTTCGAGACCCTTGACGACTGGCTTGACTGGCAGGCGAGTCTGCATCCAAAGACCATCGAACTGGGTCTGGCGCGAGTCGCGGCGGTTTGGAAGCGACTCGGTCCCACACCGCCGCCCTTTCCGGTCATCACGGTAGGGGGAACCAACGGCAAGGGTTCCTGCGTGGCGATGATCGAATCCATGGCCGAGGCGGCGGGTTATCGATGCGCCTGCTATACCTCGCCGCATTTGCTGCGCTATAACGAGCGTGTGCGAATCGCCGGCGAACCCGTTTCCGATGAGTCGCTGTGCGATGCCTTCGCGCGTGTTGACCGGGCGCGCGGCGACACGACGCTGACGTACTTCGAGTTCGGCACCCTGGCGGCGCTCGATCTCTTCGTGCGTTATGGTCCGGATCTGGCCGTGCTGGAAGTCGGGCTTGGCGGGCGTCTCGACGCGGTCAATCTGCTTGATGCCGATGTCTCGGTAGTCACCTCGATCGGGCGCGACCATACCGCCTGGCTGGGCGAGACGCTGGACGCGATCGCCGTCGAAAAGGCCGGGATCTTTCGCGCCGGTCGCCCGGCCGTCATGGGTCAGCGGGACGCCCCCGTGCGTCTGCGCGAGGAAGCGGTTCGACTGGCTGCCGCGCCCTTGCAACTCGGGCGCGAAATCGATCATGAAACCGCGGATAACGGATGGATCTGGAAGGGCGCTGGAGGCGAACGGCTGGCCTTGCCGTTACCGACCCTGCGCGGCGCCTTTCAACTGAATAATGCCGCGGCGGCCATCGCCGCGCTCGCCTGTCTGCGCGAACGTCTGCCGGTGCCCGTCAACGCGCTACGCGCCGGGTTGCAGCGTGCCCGGCTTGCCGGACGGTTTCAGGTGATTCCGGGGGCGCCGACCTGGATTCTCGACGTGGCCCACAATGGCGCGGCGGCGCAGGCCCTGGCCACGAACCTGCGGGCCTTCGCGTGTCCCGGCCAGTTGCGCGCCGTGCTGGCGGTTCTGTCCGACAAGGAACCGGAAGCCATCGCGAAACCCTTGCTGCCCTTTGTCGCGCAGTGGTTCCTGACGCAAAGCGACGATCCGCGCGCGATGCCCGCCGACCGTCTTGCGGCGAGACTCGATACGGTACTGGGCGCGTCGTCGGGGGGATGCTTCGCGGAGACGGAACACGCGCTGGATGCGGCCCTGTCTGCTTCCGATCCTGGCGATTGCCTGCTGGTGGTCGGTTCTTTTACGACGGTCAGTCAGGCGCTCAGGCGATTTCGAGGCGGGAATAGAGACGAGAGGTAG
- the accD gene encoding acetyl-CoA carboxylase, carboxyltransferase subunit beta, giving the protein MTEPEAGAALKQAMDKSKSWFEKLIPSRIRIEASTKRAVPEGVWAKCPGCHAILYRAELERNLEVCPKCNHHNRIGARRRLDAFLDPEGREEIGGDLESLDPLKFKDLKKYKDRLVQAQKQSSEKDAMVVMRGRLKDTPIVASAFEFSFMGGSMGSVVGERFVRGVDAALEMNAPYVCFSASGGARMQESLFSLMQMAKTSAALGRMREHALPFVSVMTDPTMGGVSASLAMLGDLNLAEPGALIGFAGPRVIEQTVHEKLPEGFQRSEFLMEKGALDMILDRRDLRERIADLLAILAHRPRYCRTVVPV; this is encoded by the coding sequence ATGACCGAACCGGAAGCCGGCGCCGCCCTGAAACAGGCGATGGACAAGAGCAAGAGTTGGTTCGAGAAACTGATCCCGAGCCGCATCCGCATCGAGGCCAGCACCAAGCGGGCGGTGCCGGAAGGCGTTTGGGCCAAGTGTCCAGGATGTCACGCGATCCTTTATCGCGCCGAATTGGAACGCAATCTGGAAGTCTGCCCCAAGTGCAACCACCACAACCGGATCGGCGCGCGCCGGCGTCTGGATGCCTTTCTCGATCCCGAGGGGCGCGAGGAAATCGGCGGCGATCTGGAATCGCTGGATCCGCTCAAGTTCAAGGATCTGAAGAAATACAAGGATCGTCTTGTCCAAGCGCAGAAGCAGTCTTCCGAAAAGGATGCAATGGTGGTCATGCGCGGCCGGCTCAAGGACACGCCCATCGTCGCGTCCGCCTTCGAGTTCAGTTTCATGGGCGGTTCCATGGGCTCGGTGGTGGGTGAGCGTTTCGTGCGTGGGGTCGATGCGGCGCTGGAGATGAACGCGCCCTATGTCTGTTTCTCCGCCAGCGGCGGCGCGCGGATGCAGGAGAGCCTTTTCTCGTTGATGCAGATGGCCAAGACCAGCGCGGCGCTCGGGCGGATGCGCGAGCACGCGCTGCCCTTCGTCTCGGTGATGACCGATCCCACCATGGGCGGCGTCTCCGCCAGTCTGGCGATGCTCGGCGATCTGAATCTCGCCGAGCCGGGCGCGCTGATCGGCTTCGCCGGCCCGCGCGTCATCGAACAGACCGTGCATGAAAAGCTGCCGGAGGGTTTTCAGCGCAGCGAGTTTCTGATGGAAAAGGGCGCCCTGGACATGATTCTGGACCGTCGCGACCTGCGCGAACGGATCGCCGATCTGCTGGCGATTCTGGCCCATCGTCCCCGCTATTGCCGCACGGTGGTTCCGGTCTGA
- the trpA gene encoding tryptophan synthase subunit alpha has translation MSRIAQRFEQLRGRGRTALIPFVTAGDPAPEVTVPLMHAMVAAGADLVELGVPFSDPMADGPVIQRATERALAKGVSLTHVLGMVREFRERDTETPVVLMGYLNPIEVMGYDAFSRQAQAAGVDGALIVDLPPEEGHDLIETMKSHGLDLVYLLAPTSTESRIARIGGVASGFVYYVSVKGVTGAGHLDTEAVAGQVRLIKSLIPLPVGVGFGIKDPETAASVARGADAVIVGSAIVSRIETLAETPERIPETIADFLAGLRNAIDAVDASPEPRTAE, from the coding sequence ATGAGTCGGATTGCGCAACGTTTCGAGCAACTGCGCGGGCGGGGACGCACCGCGCTCATCCCCTTCGTCACCGCCGGCGATCCCGCGCCCGAGGTCACCGTCCCACTGATGCACGCGATGGTCGCGGCGGGCGCGGATCTCGTCGAACTGGGCGTGCCGTTTTCCGACCCCATGGCCGATGGTCCGGTGATCCAGCGGGCGACCGAGCGGGCGCTTGCGAAGGGCGTCTCGCTGACGCATGTGCTCGGGATGGTCCGGGAATTCCGTGAGCGGGATACCGAAACTCCAGTCGTCCTCATGGGCTATCTGAACCCCATCGAGGTCATGGGCTACGACGCCTTCTCGCGCCAGGCCCAAGCGGCGGGCGTGGATGGCGCGCTGATTGTCGACCTGCCGCCGGAGGAGGGGCACGATCTGATCGAGACCATGAAATCGCATGGCCTGGATCTGGTCTATCTGCTCGCCCCGACCTCCACCGAATCGCGCATCGCGCGGATCGGCGGCGTCGCCTCCGGCTTCGTCTACTATGTCTCGGTCAAAGGCGTGACCGGTGCCGGTCATCTGGATACCGAGGCTGTCGCCGGACAGGTGCGTCTGATCAAATCCCTGATCCCGCTGCCCGTGGGGGTCGGATTCGGGATCAAGGATCCGGAGACCGCCGCCAGCGTGGCGCGGGGCGCGGATGCGGTGATCGTCGGCAGCGCCATCGTCAGCCGCATCGAGACGCTGGCCGAGACCCCGGAGCGCATTCCCGAGACCATCGCCGACTTTCTGGCCGGACTGCGCAACGCGATCGACGCCGTTGACGCCTCGCCCGAACCACGGACCGCGGAGTAA
- the trpB gene encoding tryptophan synthase subunit beta, producing MATNADNIRASRTEPGRGPAYDLPNSHGHFGPYGGMFVPETLMHPLEELRAAYAACLADPNFQIEMDADLRDYVGRPSPLYHAERWSRELGGAQIYLKREDLNHTGAHKVNNTIGQALLARRMGKTRIIAETGAGQHGVASATVAARLGLECVVYMGEVDIARQEANVYRMRLLGARVVPVTSGSRTLKDALNEAMRDWVTNVDNTFYIIGTVAGPHPYPMMVRDFQAVIGREARAQILERAGRLPDALVACVGGGSNAIGLFYPFIEDREVAIYGIEAAGEGIATGHHAAPLNAGRPGVLHGNRTYLMEDANGQIIETHSISAGLDYPGVGPEHAWLKDSGRAQYDAVTDDEALAAFHHLTRTEGIIPALESSHALAYAHKLAPTLRQDQIILVNLSGRGDKDMHTVALHDGLVL from the coding sequence ATGGCGACAAACGCCGATAATATCCGTGCATCGCGCACGGAGCCGGGTCGCGGGCCGGCCTACGATCTGCCGAACAGCCATGGTCATTTCGGACCCTATGGCGGGATGTTCGTCCCCGAGACGCTGATGCATCCGCTGGAGGAACTGCGCGCGGCCTATGCGGCCTGTCTCGCCGATCCGAATTTTCAGATCGAGATGGACGCTGACCTGCGCGACTATGTAGGTCGTCCGTCGCCGCTCTATCATGCCGAGCGCTGGAGCCGCGAGCTGGGCGGCGCCCAGATTTATCTGAAGCGCGAGGATCTCAATCACACCGGCGCGCACAAGGTTAACAACACCATCGGTCAGGCGTTGCTCGCGCGGCGCATGGGCAAGACCCGCATCATCGCCGAGACCGGCGCCGGTCAGCATGGCGTCGCGTCCGCGACCGTCGCCGCCCGTCTCGGGCTCGAATGCGTGGTCTATATGGGCGAGGTCGACATCGCGCGCCAGGAGGCCAACGTCTACCGGATGCGTCTGCTCGGCGCTCGCGTCGTGCCCGTCACCTCCGGCTCGCGGACCCTCAAGGACGCGCTCAACGAGGCGATGCGCGACTGGGTGACCAACGTCGACAACACCTTCTACATCATCGGCACCGTTGCCGGACCGCATCCCTATCCGATGATGGTCCGCGATTTCCAGGCGGTGATCGGCCGCGAGGCACGCGCCCAGATCCTGGAGCGCGCCGGGCGTCTGCCGGATGCGCTGGTCGCCTGCGTGGGCGGCGGATCCAACGCCATCGGGCTGTTTTATCCCTTCATCGAGGATCGCGAGGTCGCGATTTACGGCATCGAGGCGGCGGGCGAGGGGATCGCGACCGGTCATCATGCCGCGCCGCTGAACGCCGGTCGGCCCGGCGTGCTGCACGGCAACCGCACCTATCTGATGGAAGACGCGAACGGCCAGATCATCGAGACCCACTCCATCTCGGCCGGGCTCGATTATCCGGGCGTCGGTCCCGAACACGCCTGGCTGAAAGACAGCGGACGCGCCCAGTACGATGCGGTCACCGATGACGAGGCGCTGGCCGCCTTCCACCATCTGACCCGCACCGAGGGCATCATCCCCGCGCTGGAGTCCAGTCACGCGCTGGCCTACGCGCACAAACTCGCGCCGACCCTGCGCCAGGATCAGATCATCCTGGTCAATCTGTCCGGCCGCGGAGACAAGGACATGCACACGGTCGCACTGCACGACGGGTTGGTTCTATGA
- a CDS encoding phosphoribosylanthranilate isomerase → MARTRVKICGLTRESDVDAAVAAGADAVGFVFHPPSPRAVTPEQARRLCERLPPFVSAVGLFVDAAPATIRATLDQVPLDLLQFHGDEAPAHCASFGRRWIKAIRMRPGIDPMAERARFAGAAGLLLDTFEPGRAGGTGQRFDWERIPPELAASIVLAGGLDPSNVAEAIERVRPYGVDVSGGVESARGIKDHARIFAFMQGVNDGDKRR, encoded by the coding sequence ATGGCCCGAACCCGGGTTAAGATCTGCGGCCTGACGCGCGAGAGCGATGTCGACGCGGCCGTGGCCGCGGGCGCCGATGCCGTTGGTTTCGTCTTTCATCCGCCGAGTCCGCGCGCCGTGACGCCCGAGCAGGCACGCCGTCTCTGCGAGCGCCTGCCGCCCTTCGTGAGCGCGGTCGGGCTCTTCGTCGATGCCGCGCCCGCGACGATTCGCGCGACCCTGGACCAGGTGCCGCTCGATCTGTTGCAGTTTCACGGCGACGAAGCGCCCGCGCACTGCGCGAGCTTTGGCCGTCGCTGGATCAAGGCGATCCGCATGCGTCCGGGGATCGACCCGATGGCCGAGCGGGCGCGGTTCGCGGGGGCTGCCGGACTCCTGCTCGATACCTTCGAGCCCGGACGGGCCGGGGGTACGGGACAGCGCTTCGACTGGGAACGCATCCCGCCCGAACTGGCCGCGTCCATCGTGCTGGCGGGCGGGCTGGATCCGTCGAATGTTGCCGAGGCCATCGAACGCGTGCGGCCCTATGGGGTCGATGTCAGCGGCGGTGTCGAATCCGCCCGGGGCATCAAGGATCACGCAAGGATTTTCGCATTTATGCAAGGGGTAAACGATGGCGACAAACGCCGATAA
- the truA gene encoding tRNA pseudouridine(38-40) synthase TruA: MISGRIALGVEYDGSDFRGWQTQQPGVRTVQTCLEAALSRVADHPVSVICAGRTDAGVHALEQVVHFETWAQRRERSWVLGANVNLPPDVAVRWAHPVEADFHARFSAMARHYRYRIMVQRARSPLRRDRAVWVHEPLDRARMQLAAAALVGEHDFSSFRAVACQAKSPVRRIHYLELSEQDDLLTIRVGANGFLHHMVRNIAGVLIAIGRGDAPVDWTRELLEVRDRTLAGVTAPPQGLYFVRADYPSRFDLPQLETASPLPESTAD, from the coding sequence TTGATCTCCGGTCGGATCGCACTGGGCGTCGAGTATGACGGCTCGGACTTTCGCGGCTGGCAGACCCAGCAGCCCGGAGTCCGTACTGTCCAGACCTGTCTGGAAGCCGCGCTCTCGCGGGTCGCCGATCATCCGGTGAGCGTCATCTGCGCTGGACGCACCGACGCTGGGGTGCATGCGCTCGAACAGGTGGTACATTTCGAGACCTGGGCACAGCGGCGCGAGCGCTCCTGGGTGCTGGGGGCCAATGTGAATCTGCCGCCCGATGTCGCCGTGCGCTGGGCGCATCCGGTCGAAGCGGATTTCCATGCGCGTTTCAGCGCCATGGCCCGGCATTACCGTTACCGCATCATGGTCCAGCGCGCCCGCTCGCCTCTGCGACGCGACCGCGCGGTCTGGGTACATGAACCGTTGGATCGTGCGCGGATGCAACTGGCCGCGGCGGCGCTGGTCGGCGAACATGATTTTTCGAGTTTCCGCGCCGTGGCCTGTCAGGCGAAGAGCCCGGTGCGTCGGATTCATTATCTGGAACTCTCCGAGCAGGACGACCTGCTGACGATCCGGGTCGGCGCCAATGGCTTTTTGCATCACATGGTGCGCAATATCGCTGGCGTGTTGATCGCCATCGGCCGGGGCGATGCACCGGTCGACTGGACGCGGGAATTGCTGGAGGTACGCGACCGCACCCTGGCCGGGGTGACGGCGCCGCCGCAGGGGCTCTATTTCGTGCGTGCCGATTATCCGTCCCGCTTTGATCTGCCTCAACTTGAAACCGCTTCACCACTGCCGGAATCGACCGCCGACTGA